One window from the genome of Caloranaerobacter sp. TR13 encodes:
- a CDS encoding four helix bundle protein: MYNLAHELTINIYKITRCFPDDEKFSLVSQLRRASLSIPTNIAEGSGQLSKVNYIRFLGIARGSSFEVEYLLKLSKDFGYLNEEYYKQLNQQNESILRMLNGLIKSLKG, translated from the coding sequence GTGTATAATCTAGCACATGAACTCACAATAAATATATACAAAATAACAAGATGCTTTCCAGATGATGAAAAGTTTTCACTAGTATCGCAACTTAGAAGAGCTTCTTTATCAATACCTACAAATATAGCTGAAGGCAGTGGACAGCTTAGTAAAGTTAATTATATAAGATTTTTAGGAATAGCACGTGGGTCTTCATTTGAAGTAGAGTATCTGTTAAAGCTTTCAAAAGATTTTGGATACCTTAATGAAGAATACTACAAACAACTTAACCAACAAAACGAAAGTATTCTTAGAATGTTAAATGGATTAATCAAATCACTAAAAGGTTAA